One Halobacterium wangiae genomic window, TACCCCGAGGACTTCTCGGCGTCGCTGCTCGGCGCGGAGGACGTGCTCGTGCTCGGCCACACGCACGTCCAGCACCACGAGCGGTTCGACGAGGGCGTCGTTCTCAACCCCGGGAGTGTCGGGCAACCCCGTGACCGCGACCCGCGGGCGGCGTTCGCGGTGCTCGACCTCGACACCCTGGAGGTGACCGAGCACCGCGTGGAGTACGACGTCGAGCGCGTCGCCGGCGCGGTGCGGGACGCAGGACTGCCAGCGAGAACTGCGGACCGGTTGGCGGAAGGGAGATAGGCGCCACCCTCGCGCTCCGCCAACCACGAACCTGGTGGTCGTCGGGAGGCGGTTGCGCTCAAGGTTGCTTCGTTCCGGCCGACCGTGACGGTCGAAAGGAGTGGTACGGACCGTTACGGTCTTGCTTCGAAGACCAGACTAGTCGGTGTCTCGGCCACGCGTCGGAAGTGCGTGAACCCCCCGTCGGTGACGACCTCGCGGGTGCGTTCCTCTCCAGCCTGCGCGCCGAGCCCGTAGCCGACCTTCTGGCTCAGCGAGTTCGGCGTGCAGGCCACCGTCGATATCGAGTACGCCAGGCGACCGAACGGCGTAAAGTTGTCTTCGGTCTGGTCCGCGGCGTAGGGTTCGACGATCATCCACGTTCCGTCGTCGGTGAGCGTCTCCCGGACGTGAGCCGCCACACCCACCGGGTCGCCCATGTCGTGGAAGCAGTTGAACATCGTGACGAGGTCGTAGTCGGCCCCGTCGTAGGTCGACGCCGTCGCCACCTCGAAGTCGACGCGGTCGGCGACACCCGCCGTCTCCGCCCGCTCGCGCGCCACTGCGACCGACGCCTCGTGGTAGTCGACGCCGACGACCGTCGAGTTAGGGTACGCCTCGGCTATCCGGATCGTCGGCGCGCCGTGGCCACAGCCAACGTCGGCAATCCGCCCGCCCGCGTCCAGCGTCTCGTCGACCCCGTCGAGCGCCGCGATCCAGTCGAGCAGGAAGGCGCCGTAGGACGGTCCGAAGAAGCGTTCGGTGCCGTGGAACACGTCCTCGTCGTGTTCGTGCCAACCGATGCCCCGGCCTGTGCGGAACGCCTCGCGGAGTTCGGGTTCGATCTTGGCCGCCGACGCGACCAGCTGGAACGCGCCGGGCATGAACACCGGGCTCTCCTGGTCGGCTAGCACGTACGCCTGTTCCGGCGACAGACTGTAGCGGTCGGTCTCGGAGTCGTAGCTCACGTACCCGCCAGCGGCCTGCGAACGCAGCCACTCGCGGACGTAGCGTTCTGCGGTGTCCGTCTCCTCGGCCAGCTCGGTGGACGTGAGCGGCCCGTCGGCCTCGAGTGCCGTGTAGAGCCCGAGCTCGTCACCGATGATGGTCAGCGCGGCGTGGACCGTCGCACCGAGGTCCACGAGTGACGTCTCCACG contains:
- a CDS encoding class I SAM-dependent methyltransferase, with protein sequence MSSGTRSGENPIDEEELNQLVETSLVDLGATVHAALTIIGDELGLYTALEADGPLTSTELAEETDTAERYVREWLRSQAAGGYVSYDSETDRYSLSPEQAYVLADQESPVFMPGAFQLVASAAKIEPELREAFRTGRGIGWHEHDEDVFHGTERFFGPSYGAFLLDWIAALDGVDETLDAGGRIADVGCGHGAPTIRIAEAYPNSTVVGVDYHEASVAVARERAETAGVADRVDFEVATASTYDGADYDLVTMFNCFHDMGDPVGVAAHVRETLTDDGTWMIVEPYAADQTEDNFTPFGRLAYSISTVACTPNSLSQKVGYGLGAQAGEERTREVVTDGGFTHFRRVAETPTSLVFEARP